One part of the Bacillus sp. FJAT-45350 genome encodes these proteins:
- a CDS encoding DUF3813 domain-containing protein has translation MGNKLFQEARNAIEIVEQMASNAQSSEEIELARAEMEKAKNNLSSAFANSTTAEKEQLADMQNQLNSLETKLY, from the coding sequence ATGGGTAATAAACTATTCCAAGAAGCTAGAAATGCTATTGAAATTGTTGAACAAATGGCTTCTAACGCTCAGTCCTCAGAAGAAATTGAACTTGCTCGAGCAGAAATGGAAAAGGCAAAGAATAATTTATCTTCTGCCTTTGCAAATTCTACTACAGCTGAAAAAGAACAACTAGCTGATATGCAAAATCAATTAAATTCACTTGAAACAAAACTATATTAA
- the ctaG gene encoding cytochrome c oxidase assembly factor CtaG, translating to MEQLLTSFGFRALWTPELIVILAIVGAVYFTLITKWRHLFKDSEPVRVRQKVYFVLALIALYIGWGSPLYIAGHIMISFHMTQMVFAYFIAVPLFIISMPKWLLYAIKRKVENYLLGRIAGKLFMNPIIGLLIFNGLFSFYHIPLVFDTLMQQVYLHSLYEVFMFIGATIMWWHMIAPLPSSATLSDLKRIGYIFANGALILPACALIIFAGKPLYSVYTDPNTWATVMSYCLPAGASIPYGLFDGPNPFSPLSATHDQQLAGVLMKIMQEITYGITVGYVFKQWISKEKQSDGPSISDIPTTTMPRATK from the coding sequence ATAGAACAATTATTAACTAGCTTTGGGTTTCGAGCATTGTGGACACCTGAGTTAATTGTTATTTTGGCTATAGTAGGAGCAGTTTATTTTACTCTTATTACAAAATGGCGTCATCTTTTTAAAGATTCAGAACCAGTAAGAGTACGTCAGAAGGTGTATTTTGTTCTTGCTTTAATTGCATTATACATTGGGTGGGGAAGTCCATTATATATAGCAGGACACATTATGATCAGCTTTCATATGACACAAATGGTGTTTGCTTATTTTATAGCTGTGCCATTGTTTATTATTTCCATGCCTAAATGGTTGCTATATGCGATCAAACGTAAAGTGGAGAATTATTTATTAGGTAGGATTGCCGGTAAGTTATTTATGAACCCGATAATCGGTCTACTGATTTTTAATGGTCTTTTTTCTTTTTACCATATACCGTTAGTTTTTGATACGTTGATGCAACAAGTATATCTTCATAGCTTGTATGAAGTTTTCATGTTTATTGGTGCTACAATTATGTGGTGGCATATGATTGCGCCTCTGCCTAGTAGTGCAACGTTATCTGATCTAAAGAGAATTGGCTATATCTTTGCTAATGGTGCATTAATATTACCTGCATGTGCGCTAATTATCTTTGCTGGTAAACCACTTTATAGTGTTTATACAGATCCTAACACGTGGGCAACGGTTATGTCTTATTGTTTACCTGCAGGGGCATCTATCCCATACGGTCTTTTTGATGGTCCTAATCCATTTTCACCACTTAGTGCCACTCATGATCAACAGCTTGCAGGTGTACTAATGAAGATTATGCAAGAAATTACGTATGGTATTACTGTAGGGTATGTATTTAAGCAATGGATTAGTAAAGAAAAACAGTCAGACGGACCATCAATTAGTGATATTCCGACAACAACAATGCCAAGAGCAACTAAATAA
- a CDS encoding SCO family protein, whose product MRIKLFITVFVATLTLSGCGWLYQSHGDETPNSDISASELQVPEFEFVNQFDESFGSKDLEGQMWITSMIFTRCPTVCNMMTPNMGILQEALKEEGLDVKLVSFTVDPEFDNPERLRTYGENNAADFDRWIFLTGYTQEEFIDFSADAFATLVMEIPDSDDIVHGTSFFLVDGKGNVIRRYDGLKSDPTPIINDLKKIN is encoded by the coding sequence ATGCGCATTAAACTATTCATTACAGTATTTGTTGCCACTTTAACTCTTTCAGGCTGTGGGTGGTTATATCAATCACATGGGGATGAAACACCTAACTCTGATATTTCTGCTTCAGAGCTGCAAGTTCCAGAGTTTGAATTTGTAAATCAATTTGATGAGAGCTTTGGTTCAAAAGACCTTGAGGGGCAAATGTGGATTACTAGTATGATTTTTACTAGGTGTCCAACTGTTTGTAATATGATGACACCAAACATGGGAATTTTACAGGAAGCTCTTAAGGAAGAGGGGTTAGATGTTAAGCTAGTTTCGTTTACCGTTGATCCTGAATTTGATAACCCAGAGCGCTTAAGAACATACGGAGAGAATAACGCTGCGGATTTTGATCGTTGGATTTTCCTAACAGGTTATACACAAGAGGAGTTTATTGATTTCTCTGCGGATGCATTTGCTACTCTAGTCATGGAAATACCTGATAGTGATGATATTGTTCATGGTACAAGCTTCTTTCTAGTTGATGGGAAAGGAAATGTTATTAGAAGGTATGACGGTTTAAAGTCTGACCCAACTCCTATTATTAACGATTTAAAGAAAATTAATTAA